The following are from one region of the Selenomonadales bacterium genome:
- a CDS encoding signal recognition particle receptor subunit alpha produces the protein MGFFDKLKRGLEKTRKSFTEKIGQVIMGYAKIDDDLLDDLEAIMISSDMGVKTTETLMEEIRKGIKKKEITG, from the coding sequence GTGGGCTTTTTTGATAAATTAAAACGAGGATTAGAAAAAACGAGAAAATCGTTTACAGAGAAGATAGGACAAGTGATCATGGGCTATGCTAAGATCGATGATGATCTGCTTGACGATCTTGAGGCGATCATGATCTCGTCCGATATGGGTGTCAAAACGACAGAAACGCTTATGGAAGAGATCCGCAAAGGTATCAAGAAAAAAGAAATTACAGG